Sequence from the Ziziphus jujuba cultivar Dongzao chromosome 9, ASM3175591v1 genome:
TAGATCTAATTTAGTATCAATTGGCGATCAAACTGTTTATAGATAAAACTTATAGCGGTTCTTGAAAAACGAATAACTTATGTTGGgcatttatccttttttttaggTTCATTAGGATTTATGGAACGTCCAATTATTTTGGCAGGAATTTAATATTCATTCTTTTTCCACAAGGATCATGATGTCTTTCTATTGCATGGCAGGTCTTTTTATTAGTTCCTATAGAGGTCATATGGAAATTACCAAAGAACCAAGCTTGCCAAATGCATGGTGTTGCAGAATAAATACTAACAATGATACCTCGTCGAACAAGTGAAACTAAAAGTTTGCTAAATCTACTTCCAACAGCACGAACAGCCTCATGACAACTTCTAGGGAAAGTCCAAATTGAAAAACCATGTCTCATGTCAAAAATTCTGGAGCTTGAATACCCCACACCAAAGATcaaagtataataataataataataataattattataaaccaTTTAGATAAGGATCAGAAACGCAAACTGACTTGACAACTAAAATGCAAGTTactaaaaatatgtcaatttacAGATGCAAAGGAATTTCAGGAAAATGTTATTGCATTGCCATGTAGTTGTTTTTAACATATACCTACTCAACTATGAAATTGGTtgcaaattttcaattaaagatGGTATCTTAGGAATTCAAGATCCGCAAAACATTACATTagacataatatttttcaaaaacttcAGTGGGACTTAGATGCATCAAAGTTCAGAGAGGCACTTTCCGTTGATGAAATCAATTACTTGTGTAACTGCCTTTTCAAGAGCAGCAGTTACTGCTGCCAAATTCTGCAAGAATTCTTCTGCAGTTGGCTTTTCACCATCCACTATATCAGTAACAGCTTTAACAAATATAGCAGGGACTTTCAAAAGATCTGCCACATAGGCAACAGCTGCACCCTGAAACCATTTTGGTTATGGGATTTATATTAGCAAGTCTGAACTTATCCACTATGTGCAAATCTCTAATATATGGAAAATTTAAGAAGGTTCAACTTACTTCCATGTCTTTAACAGTAGCATCATTTGCACTGATTGATGCTTCATCTTGTGGAGACATATCTAGAGAATCACCGGTTGACAACTTACCAACCTGAGGCACACAAATAAGTGTCATCAAAATTGTCAGGAGTACTTTTCTAGTCAAGatggacaaaaagaaaaaaccaagaaTCACAAATAAGGCCATGAGATGTCAAGAACAGTATTCCACATTACCGCCAAAATAACTAATGATTACCTTAAGGTTAAGTTCCTTAAGAAGGTTGGGCGTAGAGAAGGACTGCCTTAAACCAACACCATATAGATCAAAAACCTGGACATacagaaataaaaattcattattgCTAATAAGAAAGATACAAACAACTGAAGCAATATGTTCAAGCAAAGTATAAAGAAGGATGCTTCATAAACCAACATCTGCCTCACTACGAGTTTCTTTCTGCTTTTTCATCACTTTTTATTCAATGGAAACTGTCTTGCTGGATTTTATTTTCTGTACATTAAAAGCAATTCCCAATCATAAAAGAATATTCCCTCATTTTAGAAAAAGAGATCTTGAGACGACATCCATCAACACTGAAACAATAGACCATGAAGAAGCAAACATTATGCTTTTCAATAGATCTAGGTCTTTCcccattttaaaaattattttgcttcTTCTAAGCACAGGGCAAAAAGCAAAACCAACATTCTTCACCGTGGACTGGCTTGCTTGTGTAATCTCAAGTTAATAACTGGGAATTTGACCTATATGATATTTCAaatgattacaaagaaataCTGGTAGAATGTTGGTTTTCCATAATTAGTAGAGTTAAAACTTACATGCTAATTTATGATTGCATTCATAAGTTTCATCCATTAGTAGTTAACcaagaaaaaatttcatcattagTTATACCTGAGACCTTTTGGACATCCTAAGCTACATGGAAGCAGCATCACAAGAATTAGCACAATATGTGGGGccatttatcaataaaaattagagGTGCTGGGTAAAGAAGTAAACCTTTAAAGCACTTCACTGTAATGTGGATAAAAGAAGATTTTTAACATGCAATGTTGCTGACAAGAACCTCTATGATCCAGTTACACATATATGTCAAATGGAGTATCCTAAAGAATTGGAAAGGTTTCACCATCTCTCTCTATAACTTCATGTTTAACTAGTACTACATTAGTGTAGTTAGTGAATAAacattagaaatttttttcctttcttaacTAAGAAAGAATTATAAGAATGAAGAATCTACGAACACTTACTGGAATGGGTATCCTTCTATCATGGAAAGCAACATCAGATGCAAGATATATATCACCAACACTTGCTCCTTTGGCCTGGAAACATTGATGAAGCAGCCATAATCACTGATTAGTGATAACAAGATAAAGTAATTATGCTCTGTGCAATATCATTCTGTGTGTATGGACATGTAAGGTGCACAGAGTTATGTGGCAATGCATGTTTTCTGCACTTGTGTGTTTCCTTCTTTTATCTCCTGAATTGCACAAGCAAAATAAAGTTCTCAAACTTTTTCATTCTCTTCTGTAAATAAGTGATTTGAATACTATAACTGTGCAACACATATATCTCTGTAACAGAAGACAAGAAAACTGATAATTTCTTATAACCAACTTTGAGCAATGAATATAAAAATGATTCTGGAGTATTACACCCAATAAACATAGCAATTTAATAAGCCACGTCAAGGGATATAGATGCAAAACTAAGAACAACAGCAGATAAAGGATGGCACCAAATGCATACCTTAAAGCCACCAGCAGTTCCAGCATTTATAATAAGGTCTGGCTTTAATGCTTGAATAGAAGCATAGATCACAAGAGATGCAGAAACAGTGCCCACACTGTCAACCCCTGTAAAAAATTCAAGGAGTCAACAAAGGCAATTCTTCAATTAACCAATGGCTACTTATATCTCCAGTAAGTGGCCAAAGAAAGAGTCTACCAGATGATATAAAGAATTTGAAGATATGGCTAACTTTGGGAAACAAGTGCAATCCAACTTTAAAACAGAGCCTGTGTTATGTAATAATATAAAGTAGTGAACTCAATAAACAATTATTCGAGGCTAAGTTTTTAAACTACAGTATCATTTCTATTATGTCAAACATGCTGTTTATCCATTTAAGTTTTAAGACTAAAATTTGGTGACTAGGATTTGTAATGTGTTGTTACAGGTTCATCTGTAATCTTAGAAATGATGTTAGAAATCCTTTCAAAGTTGGACTTGGTTAAAGAAAACTTTCCAAGCAGCCCAAGAGGGGACATTTATTCGGTCCTACAGTTTGCTTGTTTTCAATATTAAGTGCTATTGGCAAATATTTCATTAGCATAATTTGCAGGGAACAATAAAAGTACATAGCTTAAGTCTTAAGTCATTTACCGTTTGTAGAAGTGTCAACTTAGGTTGGACATAATGCCTAGGGAACCTaatgtgatattttaatatttcatctcCCTTTATATAACCTCTTTGCTCAGATGGGAATTTCTCCATCCAGAATACCATacttatataaaaacaaaaccttAGACTTTCAGCTGCTCATTAAAAAAAGCCTAACATTAGCAGTccaatatttttatgttatgtCTAACTTGGTTGTTAGTTCTCAAATCTTTAGCTGCCAATCAGAATTACCAACAGAGCATCTGTCCTGTGTTAACGTTTAGAAGCAGAAGTCACACTCATCTCGACATCATGTAAGTCTAACAAAAGCACTTCAAACTTCTAAAGAGTCCTGTAAAGTAAACTAGAttcttgtttgaattttattaaactTTCTGGAATAGGCTTCTGTTAGATGTGGATGACTGTCCTGTGTTCAGCTTAATTATGGCTGATGACTGGGCTAGGGAAAATCATACCTAGATGTTGCTTTGAAGCTTACCAAAATTTAGCACTCTTTTAACATAAATGTTAGCTTATCAGTTTGTTAATGCTGGCATATTAATATGAAGAAGGTAAGAGGTATAGTTATCATAAAGATTTGATGTCTGATAATCATGTTAACCCTTTAAATAACTTGAAAATGTTATACTTCATAGAAATCATAGAAATCATTGCAACAGTCAAAATTGTTCATCAATTATGTCTTTCCTGTTTatcaataataaacaaatttggaCAAAGGATAAGAACAAGCTAAAATTGAAAGGATCAAATGCTTACCCAAAGCTGCATCTTTTCCAGGCCAAATTAGATTAAGATGAAGATCCTTGTAAATTCCATGGTACCGGACCCAAGGGACCCCACTTGGGAACCTGCAGAGTTTGTACACATATAAGTCAAAACCAAGAAATTGAAAAGGTAAATTCCcacattaaaaaatacatttgagaCATCATGTCAAATCTAaattcaatattataaatatgatttGCAAAGTGGGTTCTTGAGTGAAAAAATATACAGACCAAGGATTTCCTACATGagaaacatatatgtataaataaaaccaaaggactttatcaatttttattgttCACAAATAGCATTACCGACAACCATATACCGTTTGTTAAATCATATttactgaaaaaaataaataaataataataataatataagacaAACATATTGAGCAGCTTTGTATATAAAAGCGATCAAAACATTCTATTAGTAATAAATGAGTAGAGCCAAAGTTGAAAGTAGAACTAAGCGATCCAAAATCCAAATCGGAAAATGCTGCAGAAAGtgagaaaaaacacaaaaaaaaaaactcacaaaGAAAGAATGAAATAAACTTACACGGAATCAACGTCCCCAGTGAGCTGGAACTTGTTGACCAGAGGAAGCGCTTCGGTCTGCATAGCTATTACTCCCAAAGCCAATAACATCCACAGACAAACCCAGCATCAGAAAACAATCAAGacccagaaaaacaaaaaagctgaAAAACTgagaaagacaaaaagaaaaagaaaaaaaaaaaaatgaataccgATGAGGATGAGGATGTTGGAAATGGGTTTGTTTTCAGCTTCGGTAACCATGGCTTCCTCTGCAGTATCCGATTTGTCGCCAAGAGGAGCCATTAGACTTTTTCCTtgtttctctgtctctctctctctctctctgcaatCACTCGCTCTATATTCCTGGAGACAAGTCTACGCTCCACAATGAAAACTGAAAAAAGAAAGTTGTAGACAATGTGGGATTGGAGCGACGGTCAAgaaaaccttttttatttttacatttctaACTTTTTGGGCTGCGCCTGAGAAGAGAAAATCTATGCGTATGAAGCAGAGTCAgccatattttatatatatatatatatatatatatatatatatatatatatatatatatattttttttttataaaaaaaatactgatAGGTAATTATCACTCTCTAGGACTATGCTttccacttatttatttatttatttttatataaagcaaaaaaaaaaaaaatactgataAGTAATTATTACTCTCTAGGACTATGCTTtccacttatttatttttttatttttatataaaggcCCTTAAagcttaaaattttataattgaagatctgaaatttagaaattttattaaaatacatgTGAATGTTATTTTTGTCTTCATCAAAAGTATATTCAAACAAGTCACGCCATTTGGATACTAAATTCCATTTCATTCCattcacagaaaaaaaaaaacaaattccatTTCATTCCACTCTTCCGATAGTTAGTCAATTTCTATTTTCTAGGTCATCCCgttttgttagaaaatataatcTATCAATTATGAAAAAGTAGCgagaaaatttatagaaaatttcaatatcctATATGAGAATTAATGATTTCAAATCTACctttttaaaaatgcaaaaattatgTTATACTGAaccttcaaaaaattattggaAATGGGATATTGTTAttgaaaaacattaaaataaaaaataaaaaatg
This genomic interval carries:
- the LOC125424362 gene encoding 5'-methylthioadenosine nucleosidase yields the protein MAPLGDKSDTAEEAMVTEAENKPISNILILIAMQTEALPLVNKFQLTGDVDSVFPSGVPWVRYHGIYKDLHLNLIWPGKDAALGVDSVGTVSASLVIYASIQALKPDLIINAGTAGGFKAKGASVGDIYLASDVAFHDRRIPIPVFDLYGVGLRQSFSTPNLLKELNLKVGKLSTGDSLDMSPQDEASISANDATVKDMEGAAVAYVADLLKVPAIFVKAVTDIVDGEKPTAEEFLQNLAAVTAALEKAVTQVIDFINGKCLSEL